From Carya illinoinensis cultivar Pawnee chromosome 5, C.illinoinensisPawnee_v1, whole genome shotgun sequence, one genomic window encodes:
- the LOC122311160 gene encoding indole-3-acetic acid-induced protein ARG7-like encodes MSSGLGKNNIRRIVRVRQMLQRWRLKSRITASRAPSDVPAGHVAVCVGTSCKRFIVRATHLNHPIFKRLLVQAEEEYGFSNQGPLAIPCDESLFEEVLRVVSRSESARFSSLEDFQRRCHVDIRSHLDFLGESRPLLRVSSDKSIC; translated from the coding sequence ATGTCCTCAGGGCTAGGAAAAAACAACATCCGTCGCATTGTCAGGGTTCGTCAGATGCTCCAGCGGTGGCGCCTGAAGTCACGCATCACAGCCTCCCGCGCTCCGTCCGATGTTCCCGCCGGTCACGTGGCTGTTTGCGTGGGCACCAGTTGCAAGAGATTCATCGTGCGGGCAACGCATCTGAACCACCCCATCTTCAAGAGGCTCCTCGTGCAAGCCGAGGAGGAGTACGGGTTCTCGAACCAGGGCCCTCTGGCGATCCCTTGCGACGAGTCGCTTTTCGAGGAGGTTCTCCGAGTTGTGTCGAGGTCCGAATCGGCTCGGTTCTCGAGTCTCGAAGATTTTCAAAGGCGTTGCCACGTAGACATCCGGAGCCATCTTGACTTCTTGGGCGAATCTCGGCCGTTGCTTCGCGTCTCTTCTGACAAATCAATATGCTGA